One region of Hymenobacter sediminicola genomic DNA includes:
- a CDS encoding IPExxxVDY family protein, protein MKTFTLDVEYECDFDLFGVVSSSREHTLAWQLNQALRLRLVKQQDLIYDLLSQGRLVISNYLHATEHFTLRLLRNRSIDPSVLKKPFLAPDVKEYDYLIQVNNGSGELAGEALLTQLTALPVVQYACQFDPNSLKFKENLLF, encoded by the coding sequence ATGAAAACCTTCACACTGGACGTAGAATACGAGTGCGACTTCGACCTGTTCGGGGTAGTTTCGTCGAGCCGGGAGCACACACTGGCTTGGCAGCTCAACCAAGCGCTGCGGCTGCGGCTCGTGAAGCAGCAGGACCTCATCTACGACCTGCTTAGCCAGGGTCGGCTCGTCATCAGCAACTACCTGCACGCTACCGAGCACTTCACGCTGCGCCTGCTGCGCAACCGCTCCATCGACCCCTCAGTGCTCAAAAAGCCCTTTCTGGCTCCCGATGTGAAGGAATATGATTATCTGATTCAGGTAAATAACGGCAGCGGCGAACTGGCCGGGGAGGCATTGCTTACTCAATTGACGGCCCTCCCAGTGGTGCAGTATGCCTGCCAATTTGACCCAAATTCATTGAAGTTTAAAGAAAATTTGCTCTTTTGA
- the pyk gene encoding pyruvate kinase, protein METRPHFNKTKIVATVGPASNTYEKLGMLMREGVDVFRLNFSHGTHEDHLSVINTVRRLNKDMRMNVGLLQDLQGPKIRLGDVEGGGVEIKAGDKIKLVCGEKEISTATRLSTIYLGLARDVKPGDMILIDDGKIELRVLATDRDQEVDVEVIYGGLVKPRKGINLPDSDVSAPSMTEKDIEDLKFGLENDVDWIALSFARRAEDIRFIKSLIAESGKTARVIAKIETPEGLKNLDEIIAITDAVMVARGDLGVEVKMEEVPMAQKLIVEKCNKAGKPVIVATQMMESMITAPRPTRAETSDVANAVIDGADAVMLSAETAVGAYPAEVIRSMVGTILSVETRRDSLYHHWFPIDPTSPSFMVDSVLSAACHLAKNTGAQAITGMTHRGYTAFQIAKYRPKANIFIFTDNRSLLTTLSLIWGVRGFYYDRMVSTDSSVSDIKYVLTTTGHLNKGDVFINTASMPINEKGKTNMVKVSVA, encoded by the coding sequence ATGGAAACCCGGCCTCATTTTAATAAAACAAAAATCGTTGCCACCGTCGGCCCCGCTTCCAACACCTACGAAAAGCTGGGCATGCTCATGCGCGAAGGGGTGGATGTGTTCCGTCTCAACTTCTCGCACGGCACCCACGAAGACCACCTGTCTGTCATCAACACGGTGCGCCGCCTCAACAAAGACATGCGTATGAATGTGGGCCTGCTACAGGACTTGCAGGGCCCCAAAATCCGCCTCGGCGACGTGGAAGGCGGCGGCGTGGAAATCAAAGCCGGCGACAAGATCAAGCTGGTGTGTGGCGAGAAGGAAATCAGTACGGCTACGCGCCTGAGCACGATTTACCTGGGTTTGGCTCGCGACGTGAAGCCCGGCGACATGATCCTCATCGATGATGGCAAGATTGAGCTGCGCGTGCTGGCCACCGACCGGGACCAGGAAGTAGACGTGGAAGTTATTTATGGCGGCCTTGTGAAGCCTCGTAAGGGCATCAACCTGCCCGACTCCGACGTATCGGCGCCGAGCATGACGGAGAAGGACATTGAGGACCTGAAATTTGGCCTCGAAAACGACGTAGACTGGATTGCACTGTCGTTTGCGCGCCGCGCTGAGGACATCCGCTTTATCAAGAGCCTGATTGCAGAGAGCGGCAAGACGGCCCGCGTCATTGCCAAGATTGAAACGCCCGAAGGCCTCAAAAACCTGGACGAAATTATCGCCATTACGGATGCCGTGATGGTAGCCCGCGGCGACTTGGGCGTGGAAGTGAAGATGGAGGAAGTGCCGATGGCCCAGAAGCTGATTGTGGAGAAGTGCAACAAAGCCGGGAAACCGGTGATTGTGGCCACGCAGATGATGGAAAGCATGATTACGGCCCCCCGCCCTACTCGCGCCGAAACCAGCGACGTAGCTAACGCCGTGATTGACGGGGCCGATGCAGTGATGCTGTCGGCGGAAACTGCCGTAGGGGCCTACCCAGCCGAAGTGATCCGCTCGATGGTGGGCACTATTCTGAGCGTGGAAACGCGCCGCGATTCGCTGTACCACCACTGGTTCCCTATCGACCCGACATCACCTTCGTTCATGGTCGATAGTGTGCTGTCGGCGGCTTGCCACTTGGCCAAAAACACGGGGGCCCAGGCTATTACGGGCATGACGCACCGCGGCTACACGGCCTTCCAGATTGCCAAGTATCGCCCCAAGGCCAATATCTTCATCTTCACCGATAACCGCTCCCTGCTCACGACGCTGAGCCTAATATGGGGCGTGCGCGGCTTCTACTACGACCGGATGGTGAGCACCGACAGCTCAGTGTCGGATATCAAATACGTACTGACCACCACCGGCCACTTGAACAAAGGGGACGTATTTATCAACACAGCTTCCATGCCCATCAACGAGAAGGGCAAAACCAACATGGTGAAAGTAAGCGTGGCGTAA
- a CDS encoding T9SS type A sorting domain-containing protein, giving the protein MKHLYFLLILCACLCSVRAAAQNWRPFRPNGDVHAFRGASVDTILTVRLDSAGVSGSDSVYYFNRIMRRASSYQWQKSRNNQFGQQLRYNAADRTYMLFWNGGTVNGFSLDYGVVMKPFARVGTTWQSLNMDVGVTTTLQSKGVAIIEGVQDSIVTFRVGNLPGVLVVLSKNYGLVSAPKDLKIYSATAPMLTLARRPAPAGLTYYNPLTLLDLQPSDELGYAQEPIMVSSFPCYQGWLLRKVLTRQVTTDSVVYTFQHQSKISYSNAPGCPGTGTTLSPITTVRMSASRRTGRWSGNQNYANAQTRLVNSDLLAYEYRVQAISSNTLMIGHPVVATRPGVACSGPALLRQEVLYGGFGSNTYNYTPGIDAAGWSQLVAEGVGPVMQYEHRLTYSRRTVSGSVQTCGSRTDFATLLPTKAAQRAATFQLYPNPATETAILTLLAPARVSTTVRVLDNLGRAVLGRRLAVGQTTITLPLQRLASGLYIVEVQAEEEIPQQLRLQH; this is encoded by the coding sequence ATGAAGCATCTATACTTCTTGCTGATTCTATGTGCCTGCTTATGCAGTGTGCGCGCCGCGGCCCAAAACTGGCGACCTTTCCGGCCCAATGGCGACGTGCATGCCTTCCGCGGCGCCTCCGTTGACACCATTCTCACAGTGCGCCTCGATTCCGCGGGCGTGAGTGGCTCCGACTCGGTGTATTACTTTAACCGCATCATGCGGCGCGCAAGCAGCTACCAGTGGCAAAAGTCGCGCAATAACCAGTTCGGCCAACAGCTACGCTACAATGCGGCGGACCGCACGTATATGTTGTTCTGGAACGGTGGCACTGTTAACGGATTCAGTCTCGACTATGGGGTAGTAATGAAGCCATTTGCGCGGGTTGGCACTACCTGGCAAAGTCTCAATATGGATGTGGGTGTGACGACAACGCTACAATCGAAAGGTGTGGCCATAATTGAGGGCGTGCAGGACTCAATCGTTACTTTCCGGGTGGGCAACCTTCCGGGCGTGCTGGTAGTGTTGAGCAAGAACTATGGCTTGGTTTCGGCTCCGAAAGACCTGAAAATATACTCTGCCACGGCTCCCATGCTCACGCTGGCCCGCCGCCCTGCGCCCGCCGGCCTCACCTACTACAACCCGCTTACGCTACTGGATCTGCAGCCAAGCGACGAACTGGGATATGCCCAGGAGCCTATCATGGTGAGTTCTTTTCCCTGCTACCAAGGCTGGCTGCTGCGCAAGGTGCTGACCCGGCAGGTAACGACTGATAGTGTAGTGTACACGTTTCAGCACCAGAGCAAGATAAGCTACAGCAATGCTCCGGGCTGCCCTGGTACCGGCACTACTCTCTCGCCTATCACAACGGTGCGTATGTCTGCTTCACGTCGTACAGGGCGCTGGTCCGGCAATCAAAACTACGCCAACGCACAGACCCGGCTTGTAAATTCAGACCTGCTGGCGTATGAGTATCGAGTGCAGGCTATCAGCTCCAACACATTAATGATAGGGCATCCAGTGGTAGCCACCCGGCCTGGCGTTGCCTGTAGCGGACCGGCGCTGCTGCGGCAGGAAGTATTGTATGGTGGTTTCGGCTCCAACACATACAACTACACACCGGGTATTGATGCCGCTGGCTGGAGCCAATTGGTGGCCGAAGGAGTAGGCCCGGTGATGCAGTATGAGCACCGCCTTACTTATTCTCGTCGCACCGTAAGCGGCAGCGTGCAGACCTGCGGCTCCCGTACTGACTTTGCTACGCTGCTGCCTACCAAAGCCGCGCAACGAGCCGCTACGTTCCAACTCTATCCCAACCCGGCCACCGAAACAGCTATCCTCACGCTGCTAGCCCCGGCGCGCGTATCCACCACCGTACGTGTGCTAGACAATCTGGGGCGTGCCGTACTGGGCCGACGCTTAGCTGTTGGGCAGACCACCATTACGCTGCCACTCCAGCGGCTGGCAAGCGGCCTGTACATAGTAGAAGTGCAGGCCGAGGAAGAAATCCCACAACAACTGCGCCTACAGCACTAG
- the rpsT gene encoding 30S ribosomal protein S20 has protein sequence MANHKSALKRIRSNEAKRVLNRYQAKSTRTAVKKLRATTDASAAQELLKKVSSMLDRLAKKNIIHKNKAANNKSKLAKFVKSLAA, from the coding sequence ATGGCAAATCATAAGTCAGCCCTCAAGCGCATCCGTTCCAACGAAGCTAAGCGCGTGCTGAACCGTTACCAGGCAAAATCTACCCGCACGGCTGTTAAGAAGCTGCGCGCCACCACCGATGCTTCGGCCGCTCAGGAGCTGCTGAAGAAAGTATCGTCGATGCTGGACCGTCTGGCCAAAAAGAACATCATCCACAAGAACAAAGCCGCCAACAACAAATCGAAGCTGGCTAAGTTCGTGAAGTCGCTGGCCGCTTAA
- a CDS encoding YheT family hydrolase translates to MPLITESSYQPPFYMFNGHLQTIVPSLWREVPDVRYQRERIETADGDFLDLDWSRLTDRTADTLCLVSHGLEGDAGRPYVRGMVRALNKAGFDALAWNYRSCSGEMNRLLRSYHLGDTDDLDFVVRHALSKLRYSRVFLTGFSAGGNVTLKYLGEQPERVPREVERAAVFSVPTDLKASSYHIARFENRVYLNRFLKTLREKMRQKAALLPDQVDLTDLDLLQDFPQFDDRFTAPMHGFKSAEEYYEHASSGRYLSGIRIPTLLVNAQNDPFLPPTCFPRDAASHSEFVFLETPSDGGHVGFGEGTPDGEYYSERRAVEFLTAEVPG, encoded by the coding sequence ATGCCTCTCATTACGGAATCCAGCTATCAGCCGCCCTTTTATATGTTCAACGGGCACCTGCAAACCATCGTGCCAAGCCTGTGGCGTGAGGTACCGGATGTACGCTACCAACGGGAGCGGATAGAGACGGCCGACGGAGATTTTCTAGACCTCGACTGGTCGCGGCTAACAGACAGGACGGCTGACACGCTCTGCCTTGTGTCGCATGGGCTGGAAGGAGACGCGGGGCGGCCGTATGTGCGAGGCATGGTACGTGCGCTAAACAAAGCAGGGTTTGATGCGCTGGCTTGGAACTACCGCAGCTGCAGCGGCGAAATGAACCGCCTGCTCCGCTCCTACCACCTCGGCGACACCGACGACCTGGATTTTGTGGTACGCCACGCCCTGAGCAAGCTACGCTATAGCCGGGTGTTCCTGACAGGGTTTTCGGCTGGCGGCAACGTAACGCTGAAGTACCTGGGCGAGCAGCCCGAGCGAGTGCCGCGGGAAGTGGAGCGCGCCGCCGTTTTCTCCGTCCCGACCGACCTCAAAGCCAGTTCCTACCACATTGCCCGGTTCGAAAACCGAGTATATCTGAACCGTTTCCTGAAGACGTTGCGCGAAAAGATGCGCCAGAAGGCCGCCCTGCTCCCCGACCAAGTAGACCTCACCGACCTCGACCTACTCCAGGATTTCCCACAGTTCGACGACCGATTCACGGCGCCTATGCACGGCTTTAAGTCGGCGGAGGAGTATTACGAACACGCCAGCTCTGGCCGCTACCTCAGCGGCATCCGCATCCCGACGCTGCTCGTCAATGCTCAGAACGACCCGTTTCTGCCGCCCACCTGCTTCCCGCGCGACGCTGCATCGCACAGCGAGTTTGTGTTCCTGGAGACGCCCTCTGATGGCGGCCACGTCGGTTTCGGCGAAGGCACGCCCGATGGTGAGTATTACTCGGAACGTCGCGCCGTAGAGTTTCTGACGGCGGAGGTGCCGGGGTAG
- the rsmG gene encoding 16S rRNA (guanine(527)-N(7))-methyltransferase RsmG, which yields MHILNHYFPHLTDHQRQLFERLDTEFRGWNEKLNLVARTDVDNLAERHFLHSLGIAKVIEFPAGSSVLDVGTGGGLPGLPLAILFPEVKFHLVDSIGKKIHAVQEMAHDLNLTNVTAEQIRAEQLRTKYDYVVSRAVARLATFHTWIAHRYKPNGDATSGLYYLKGGDLTEEIEESGLRATVYNLSDFYTEEFFETKKVVFVPTNSKGLV from the coding sequence ATGCACATCCTCAACCACTACTTCCCGCACCTCACCGACCACCAGCGCCAGCTTTTTGAGCGGCTCGATACCGAGTTTCGCGGCTGGAACGAGAAGCTCAACCTCGTGGCCCGCACCGACGTGGACAACCTCGCGGAGCGCCACTTTCTGCACTCGCTGGGCATAGCCAAGGTAATTGAGTTTCCAGCCGGCAGCTCGGTGCTGGATGTGGGTACGGGTGGTGGCCTACCGGGCCTGCCGCTGGCTATTCTGTTTCCGGAAGTGAAATTTCACCTCGTCGACAGCATCGGCAAGAAGATACACGCGGTGCAGGAAATGGCCCACGACCTGAACCTGACCAACGTGACGGCCGAGCAGATCCGGGCCGAGCAGCTGCGCACCAAGTACGACTATGTGGTGAGCCGTGCCGTGGCCCGTCTTGCCACCTTCCACACTTGGATTGCGCACCGCTACAAGCCCAACGGCGACGCTACCAGTGGCCTCTATTACCTCAAAGGCGGCGACCTGACCGAGGAAATCGAAGAATCCGGTCTCAGAGCCACAGTGTATAACCTTAGTGACTTCTACACCGAGGAGTTCTTTGAGACGAAGAAGGTGGTGTTTGTGCCTACTAACTCAAAAGGGCTGGTCTAA
- a CDS encoding RNA polymerase sigma factor — translation MEVNNQEKQFSAKAKHDFKLIRAAVENSDEKAYAELMQIYKKPVYHVVLKMVRNPDDAEDLTIEAFAKAFRNLHKFNPEFAFSTWLFRIATNNCIDFIRKNKIKTMSIDSAIKIDNGDEITIDFRDQNLNPQETTIKNQKIEIMQHVVSRLPDKYQRLVTLRYFDELSYEEIAQELKAPLGTVKAQLHRARELLYDMVKNKKEII, via the coding sequence ATGGAAGTAAACAATCAGGAAAAACAATTCTCTGCCAAAGCCAAGCACGACTTCAAGCTGATTCGTGCCGCCGTGGAGAATAGTGATGAGAAGGCCTACGCCGAGCTAATGCAGATCTATAAAAAGCCGGTGTACCATGTAGTGCTGAAAATGGTGCGCAACCCCGACGATGCCGAGGACCTCACTATCGAAGCATTTGCTAAAGCTTTCCGCAACCTGCACAAGTTCAACCCGGAATTTGCCTTCAGTACCTGGCTGTTCCGCATTGCCACCAACAACTGCATCGACTTTATTCGCAAGAATAAAATCAAAACGATGTCGATTGATTCGGCCATCAAAATCGACAACGGCGACGAAATTACCATCGACTTCCGCGACCAGAACCTGAACCCGCAGGAGACGACCATCAAAAACCAGAAAATCGAAATCATGCAGCACGTGGTGTCGCGGCTGCCCGATAAGTACCAGCGCCTCGTGACGCTGCGCTACTTCGATGAGCTGAGCTACGAGGAAATTGCGCAGGAGCTGAAAGCCCCGCTCGGCACCGTGAAAGCCCAACTGCACCGTGCCCGTGAGCTGCTCTATGACATGGTGAAGAACAAAAAGGAAATCATATAA